In a genomic window of Flammeovirga agarivorans:
- a CDS encoding ABC transporter ATP-binding protein has protein sequence MIEIKDLVKTYNADTIPVHALNHVNLKIEEGEFTAVVGPSGCGKTTFLNILGGLDTPTSGKVLIDGTDLHDRSSADMITYRRDHIGFVFQDYSLMPVLTAEENVEFIMELQGKPKSERAARSKELLDAVGIGDKGKQFPTKLSGGQQQRVAVARALASKPKLILADEPTANLDSKATSDLLDIMRHLNEKENITFVIATHDQRVMDRAKRVIQFDDGKIIDAK, from the coding sequence ATGATCGAAATAAAAGACTTAGTCAAAACATATAACGCAGATACAATTCCAGTTCACGCTTTAAACCATGTGAACTTAAAAATAGAAGAAGGTGAATTTACCGCTGTTGTTGGTCCTTCAGGTTGTGGAAAAACAACTTTCTTGAATATTCTAGGAGGATTAGATACACCAACATCAGGTAAAGTTTTAATTGATGGAACTGACCTTCATGATCGTTCATCAGCTGATATGATTACTTACCGTAGAGATCATATTGGATTTGTTTTTCAAGACTACTCCTTGATGCCTGTACTCACTGCAGAAGAAAATGTAGAGTTCATTATGGAATTGCAAGGAAAGCCAAAATCAGAAAGAGCTGCTCGTTCAAAAGAGTTATTAGACGCTGTTGGTATTGGTGATAAAGGCAAGCAGTTTCCTACCAAACTTTCAGGTGGTCAGCAACAACGTGTAGCTGTTGCAAGAGCATTAGCTTCAAAACCTAAATTGATTTTAGCAGATGAACCTACTGCCAACCTTGATTCAAAAGCTACTTCTGACCTTTTAGATATCATGAGGCACCTTAATGAAAAGGAAAATATCACTTTTGTGATCGCTACTCATGACCAAAGAGTAATGGATAGAGCTAAAAGAGTGATTCAATTTGATGACGGTAAAATTATTGACGCTAAATAA
- a CDS encoding TetR/AcrR family transcriptional regulator has translation MEKDTKTHIITVALQLFEEKGLNKVSLNEVIKASGLSKGAFYHHFKDKKELTSTCIHYYWEDMSNNVVKLPIQDMSLKDALSMILQQFDEAIKRINEGNDNFFEMYLNMLYSIRNDEKILSMSRNYFKKFKQKLSDCIKKEIERGIIREDVDPENTALLITTCTEGHGLLSSANIYDSPNQKLEIIYDQIYKSITTK, from the coding sequence ATGGAAAAAGACACTAAAACACATATAATTACTGTAGCCCTACAGCTTTTTGAAGAAAAAGGACTTAACAAAGTATCTCTTAATGAAGTCATTAAAGCTTCGGGATTATCAAAAGGTGCATTTTACCATCATTTCAAAGACAAGAAGGAGCTCACCTCAACTTGCATCCATTATTATTGGGAAGACATGTCTAACAATGTTGTAAAACTACCCATACAAGACATGTCCTTAAAAGATGCATTATCAATGATTTTACAACAGTTCGATGAAGCAATCAAAAGGATAAATGAAGGGAATGACAATTTCTTCGAAATGTATCTCAATATGCTTTATTCTATCAGAAATGATGAGAAAATCCTCTCTATGTCAAGGAATTACTTTAAAAAATTCAAACAAAAGCTTAGTGACTGTATCAAAAAAGAAATAGAGAGAGGAATTATCAGAGAGGATGTCGATCCAGAAAACACAGCACTATTAATAACAACATGTACAGAAGGACATGGCTTATTATCTTCTGCCAACATCTATGATTCTCCAAATCAAAAACTAGAAATAATTTACGATCAAATATATAAATCAATCACCACTAAATAA
- a CDS encoding outer membrane lipoprotein-sorting protein, translating to MKRLTSALITLVFYLVSFPIVAQETASEIIAKMQEQQRGQSSYINMTMKVIRPDWTRTMQMKSWSKGTDDFFLVLVTSPAKDKGSSSLKRYKEMWSWTPSIERTIKISPSMMSQAWMGSDFTNDDLMKGASVVKDYSHKLLGKETVHGLECYKIEMIPHEDAAVVWGKVLVWVTTDGIYNQIKVENYDEDMYLVNTLNCFDVKEMGGRTMPTRMEMVPADEEGKKTVMIYNEAKYNQKINENFFTQQNMKRVR from the coding sequence ATGAAACGTTTAACATCAGCATTAATAACCCTAGTATTTTACCTTGTATCCTTCCCCATTGTAGCACAAGAAACTGCTTCAGAGATTATTGCAAAAATGCAAGAGCAACAGAGAGGACAAAGTAGCTATATCAATATGACCATGAAAGTTATCCGACCGGATTGGACAAGAACCATGCAGATGAAATCATGGTCTAAAGGTACAGATGACTTTTTCTTAGTATTAGTCACTTCTCCTGCAAAAGACAAAGGTTCCTCATCATTAAAACGTTACAAAGAAATGTGGTCATGGACACCAAGTATTGAACGTACTATTAAGATTTCCCCCTCTATGATGTCTCAAGCTTGGATGGGCTCCGACTTTACCAATGATGATTTAATGAAAGGAGCTTCTGTTGTAAAAGACTACAGCCATAAATTACTAGGTAAAGAAACAGTTCATGGGCTTGAGTGCTATAAAATAGAAATGATTCCACATGAAGATGCAGCTGTTGTTTGGGGTAAGGTATTAGTCTGGGTAACAACTGATGGCATTTACAACCAAATCAAAGTAGAAAATTATGATGAAGATATGTACTTAGTCAATACTTTGAACTGCTTTGATGTGAAAGAAATGGGAGGTAGAACAATGCCTACAAGAATGGAAATGGTACCCGCTGATGAAGAAGGTAAGAAAACTGTGATGATCTACAATGAAGCTAAATACAATCAGAAGATCAACGAGAATTTCTTCACTCAACAAAATATGAAAAGAGTTAGATAA
- a CDS encoding sensor histidine kinase yields MKFSPLQKFFIRLLIVFLIQLTIKGFDRSFSGFFPLNERAAVFTVVFTSFWLFCWYIISYLNKRIYPGETRIQIGLNILYSLTIGLISNNIYMWGDATIYNNAHLWEEISFINPELTFGLSIIYMMIYMTNLYLKKSINYKEQELQFKELEKEKVLSQYMALKAQIEPHFLFNSLSVLSSIVHTDQNLASDFIIKLSKTLRYIIAQNQHTLVEMSTEMNIVEDYFFLIKTRFNDAVHLQIDLDEPTLKSTYIPPTALQTLIENAIKHNKLSKKQPLKITIGIEENYIIVSNNLNKKETGEENSTGLGLENIRQRYLLIAQENIHIKETKDTFSILLPILNHSNYERFDH; encoded by the coding sequence ATGAAGTTTTCACCTTTACAGAAATTTTTCATTCGCCTACTAATTGTATTTTTAATACAATTAACCATAAAAGGCTTCGATAGAAGTTTCAGTGGCTTTTTCCCTTTGAATGAGAGAGCAGCTGTTTTCACAGTGGTCTTTACTTCATTCTGGCTATTTTGCTGGTATATTATTAGTTACCTCAACAAACGAATTTATCCAGGAGAAACTCGTATACAAATAGGTTTAAATATTTTGTATTCACTCACTATTGGACTTATCTCCAATAATATCTATATGTGGGGAGATGCAACGATATATAATAATGCTCACCTTTGGGAAGAAATAAGCTTTATCAACCCAGAGTTAACCTTTGGCTTATCTATCATCTATATGATGATTTATATGACCAACCTATATTTAAAAAAAAGCATTAATTACAAAGAGCAAGAGTTACAATTTAAAGAGTTAGAGAAGGAAAAAGTGTTATCTCAATACATGGCATTAAAAGCACAGATTGAACCTCACTTTCTTTTCAACAGCCTAAGCGTATTATCCAGTATTGTACATACTGATCAGAATTTGGCATCTGACTTTATTATCAAACTGTCGAAGACTTTACGTTATATTATCGCTCAAAACCAACATACATTAGTGGAAATGTCTACAGAAATGAATATCGTTGAAGATTATTTTTTTCTTATCAAGACACGATTTAATGATGCTGTTCATCTTCAGATAGACTTAGATGAACCAACTTTAAAGAGTACTTACATTCCACCTACAGCATTACAAACTTTAATTGAGAATGCGATTAAGCATAATAAGTTATCCAAAAAACAGCCATTAAAAATCACTATTGGCATTGAAGAAAACTACATCATTGTTAGCAATAACCTAAACAAAAAAGAAACAGGAGAAGAAAACTCCACAGGGTTAGGTTTAGAAAATATCAGACAACGTTATTTATTAATTGCTCAGGAAAATATTCACATTAAAGAAACTAAAGATACATTTAGCATTTTACTTCCTATCCTAAACCATTCGAATTATGAACGTTTTGATCATTGA
- a CDS encoding ABC transporter permease yields the protein MMITKISWRNVWRNKMRSGILIASIAIGLLGGIFTMALITGMMESKVQESLITDLAHVQIHKTGFEVNNSFKDSIPNYQAIVKIAEKDSLTKGCSPRVIINGMASSANDSQGIKIIGMDPNKEKDVTEIQSFLIEGDYFKGKRKNQIVIGQSLAKKLKVKIRSKIVIAYMGPNNEMVNTAYRVAGIFATSSPDFDKTVAFTQSKDMWRNAGQKFIHEIAMTSIEGGSNPNGLRDHLKSEITKKDLNIQTWREIMPELSALAETGNTNSYIILGIILFALGFGILNSMTMAIWERSRELGVLMAVGLNRTKVFTMIVLETIYISLIGGVIGAGLSIGLITYYGEHGLKYSESSIAGFSNVVYPLMPDSFIPLFFMILVTAIVSALPPAFRAIRLNPAEAVRYKG from the coding sequence ATGATGATTACAAAAATATCGTGGCGAAATGTTTGGAGAAACAAAATGAGAAGTGGTATCCTCATCGCCTCAATTGCTATTGGACTTTTAGGTGGGATATTCACCATGGCCCTGATCACAGGGATGATGGAATCGAAAGTACAAGAATCTTTGATCACAGATTTAGCCCACGTACAAATTCATAAAACAGGATTTGAAGTTAACAACAGCTTTAAAGATTCTATTCCTAACTATCAGGCCATCGTTAAAATTGCAGAAAAAGATTCATTGACAAAAGGTTGCTCACCTAGAGTTATTATCAATGGTATGGCCTCATCTGCCAACGATAGTCAGGGAATCAAAATCATAGGCATGGATCCCAATAAGGAAAAGGATGTTACAGAGATTCAATCTTTTCTTATTGAAGGGGATTATTTCAAAGGAAAAAGAAAAAATCAAATTGTTATTGGGCAAAGTTTAGCAAAAAAGTTGAAGGTAAAGATCCGTTCGAAGATCGTTATTGCCTATATGGGACCTAATAACGAAATGGTCAATACTGCCTATAGAGTAGCTGGTATTTTTGCTACGAGTTCTCCTGATTTTGATAAAACTGTAGCCTTTACCCAATCCAAAGATATGTGGAGAAATGCTGGGCAAAAGTTTATTCATGAAATAGCAATGACATCAATTGAAGGTGGTTCAAATCCTAATGGTTTAAGAGATCATCTTAAAAGTGAAATCACTAAAAAAGACTTGAACATTCAAACTTGGAGAGAAATAATGCCAGAGTTAAGTGCCTTAGCGGAGACTGGCAATACCAATAGTTATATCATTTTAGGTATCATACTTTTCGCTTTAGGCTTCGGTATTCTGAACTCAATGACAATGGCTATTTGGGAAAGATCTAGAGAGCTTGGTGTATTAATGGCTGTAGGATTAAATAGAACTAAAGTGTTCACTATGATTGTACTAGAAACAATTTATATCTCTTTAATTGGAGGTGTAATTGGTGCCGGATTATCAATAGGATTGATTACTTATTATGGTGAACATGGTCTAAAGTATTCGGAAAGTTCAATCGCAGGGTTCAGCAATGTGGTCTATCCATTAATGCCTGATTCTTTCATTCCATTGTTCTTTATGATCTTGGTAACAGCTATTGTTTCGGCTTTACCTCCTGCATTCAGAGCTATCCGATTAAACCCTGCCGAAGCAGTGAGATACAAAGGATAA
- a CDS encoding ABC transporter permease, with amino-acid sequence MITKIAWRNLWRSKRRTITSISSIFFAVILAILMRSLQEGSYGQMIDTAARFYMGYAQVHQEGYWNDKSINKLMEDSKDTRDKILSDKNVKGAFGRLETYGMAATDTLTKGVMIVGTEPEGEDQLSSLSQKMVKGTYLSNDSKDIIIGEGLAKYLGISVNDTLALLGQGYHGASAAELYKIQGIIKHPNPQMNNQVVYMSLPTVQYFVSAPNMLNAYILNIKDTRQIDQTVTELRDRLDKAKFEVMSWDELSPEMVNMINTDREGGKIMIYILYIVIAFGIFSTILMMTIEREREFGILTAVGMVKSKIYSMLLQESLFIGLIGIVSSIVAGFPILLYMENHPIHIDGAKGDAMAKMGMEPILRFTASLDIIWPQALLMAFIMIVCTIYPMIHVSRIKTVEAIHS; translated from the coding sequence ATGATTACTAAAATTGCATGGCGAAATCTTTGGAGAAGTAAGCGTAGAACAATAACGAGTATTTCTTCCATCTTCTTCGCTGTTATCTTGGCGATCTTGATGCGTTCCCTTCAAGAAGGATCTTATGGACAGATGATTGATACTGCTGCAAGATTCTATATGGGGTATGCTCAAGTTCATCAAGAAGGATATTGGAATGATAAATCAATCAATAAATTGATGGAAGATTCCAAAGACACTAGAGACAAAATACTATCAGATAAAAATGTAAAAGGAGCTTTTGGTCGTTTAGAAACCTATGGAATGGCTGCTACTGACACACTTACAAAAGGTGTAATGATAGTGGGTACAGAACCTGAAGGTGAAGATCAATTAAGTAGCCTTTCTCAAAAAATGGTAAAGGGAACTTACCTTTCTAATGATAGTAAAGACATTATCATTGGAGAAGGTTTAGCCAAGTATTTAGGAATCTCTGTGAATGATACACTCGCCTTACTTGGTCAAGGATACCATGGAGCTAGTGCCGCTGAATTATATAAAATTCAAGGGATTATTAAGCACCCCAACCCACAAATGAACAATCAAGTAGTATATATGTCTTTGCCTACTGTTCAATATTTTGTTTCCGCTCCCAATATGCTGAACGCATATATTCTAAATATCAAAGACACAAGACAAATTGATCAAACAGTTACTGAACTGAGAGACCGCCTTGACAAAGCAAAATTTGAGGTAATGAGCTGGGACGAATTATCACCTGAGATGGTCAATATGATTAACACTGACCGTGAAGGTGGAAAGATCATGATCTATATCTTATATATCGTTATTGCTTTCGGAATTTTCAGTACCATTTTAATGATGACAATCGAAAGGGAAAGAGAATTCGGTATTCTTACAGCAGTAGGTATGGTGAAGTCTAAAATCTACAGTATGCTTTTACAAGAATCATTATTTATTGGTTTAATAGGCATCGTTTCTTCTATTGTTGCTGGCTTCCCTATCCTATTGTACATGGAAAATCACCCTATTCACATCGATGGTGCAAAAGGTGATGCTATGGCTAAAATGGGAATGGAACCTATCTTAAGATTTACTGCAAGTTTAGATATTATTTGGCCTCAAGCACTATTGATGGCATTTATCATGATCGTCTGTACAATCTATCCTATGATTCATGTATCTCGAATCAAAACTGTTGAAGCTATTCACTCTTAA